Proteins co-encoded in one Aspergillus luchuensis IFO 4308 DNA, chromosome 6, nearly complete sequence genomic window:
- a CDS encoding uncharacterized protein (COG:S;~EggNog:ENOG410PQ8T;~InterPro:IPR032675), whose protein sequence is MDRLPPELKLHVAGGRRVAGSSASLITGQPSVDIGDYLEQTLPEDIDVSLLCQFVGDWTPTIALVKRLPCLQQLTILAFARYAELLDVVAEVHPSCRVSIFTLSRFSPRWILYWSEWLRSPVLYAVTVICHDERHMRTFREDPDRALWDLLHQARQIKYLSLQISVKPFDWIISESTRWSPSQLSESEINEAPRAKLETLSLPLITKMTASQLQRWSQMTDLAYLTEWAAGTIEEMTTLTAITELQPFRALKRLTLRLDQPKDSPCWPRAVKRMFRSLPPLNYLYLLGRYNPAILPTAILKRHGPTLTELKLYYKRSQFQQINEARPLSLRKQSAPTFPPAVITNIAACCPALQTLCICVQRYRGHPIEAQTYDALAKFPVLQKLDLVLNCVAASKADGTPSPPRELTAYEQELFPYRFGQISKWTIRDSMINSAIDESLVKAIFNRILMGQQGRSLQLLRLHPHLGKFEPWMSTDTRNRLPVSAGEMIKELAGAWQVDWPRYGKPQLENRFRPSRDQEAVTIPKDGEIFESIWPSTREPKTWPLEWCSWPLQ, encoded by the exons ATGGATCGTTTGCCACCAGAGCTGAAGCTACATGTGGCAG GTGGGCGACGTGTCGCGGGAAGCTCTGCGAGCCTTATCACAGGTCAACCGTCAGTGGA CATAGGCGATTATCTCGAACAAACTCTCCCTGAAGATATCGATGTCTCACTACTGTGTCAATTTGTAGGTGATTGGACCCCGACCATTGCCCTGGTGAAGCGGTTGCCCTGTCTGCAGCAGCTGACCATCCTGGCTTTCGCACGTTATGCTGAGCTTCTGGATGTCGTCGCGGAGGTGCATCCATCCTGTCGTGTGTCTATATTCACGCTTAGTCGGTTTTCTCCGAGGTGGATTCTCTATTGGTCCGAATGGCTTCGTTCTCCCGTGCTATATGCGGTCACAGTCATATGCCATGATGAAAGACATATGAGAACCTTTAGGGAGGATCCTGATCGTGCTCTGTGGGACCTTCTCCATCAAGCACGACAGATCAAGTATTTATCGCTGCAGATTAGTGTCAAGCCCTTTGACTGGATAATCTCAGAATCTACAAGATGGTCCCCGTCCCAGCTGTCAGAGAGCGAAATCAACGAGGCTCCGCGTGCGAAGCTGGAGACGCTTTCGCTACCCTTGATCACGAAAATGACTGCGTCACAGCTGCAAAGGTGGTCCCAGATGACTGATCTGGCATATCTCACCGAGTGGGCGGCGGGTACCATCGAGGAAATGACTACCTTGACGGCCATCACTGAGCTGCAGCCTTTCCGGGCATTGAAGCGGTTAACGCTTAGACTTGACCAACCAAAAGACTCTCCATGCTGGCCAAGGGCAGTCAAGAGGATGTTTCGCTCACTCCCACCATTGAATTACCTCTATCTTCTGGGAAGATATAACCCAGCGATACTTCCCACCGCTATTCTGAAACGACACGGCCCAACTCTGACCGAGTTGAAGTTGTACTACAAGCGGTCACAGTTTCAACAAATTAACGAGGCGCGTCCGCTCTCACTTAGAAAACAGAGTGCTCCCACGTTCCCTCCAGCCGTCATTACCAACATTGCAGCCTGCTGCCCTGCTCTGCAGACGCTGTGTATCTGCGTGCAGCGATATCGAGGCCACCCGATCGAGGCGCAAACATACGACGCTCTGGCGAAGTTCCCGGTCTTACAGAAGTTGGATCTCGTCCTCAACTGCGTGGCAGCAAGCAAGGCCGACGGGACGCCGTCTCCGCCGCGGGAGCTGACCGCGTACGAACAAGAACTCTTCCCATACCGCTTCGGCCAGATCTCCAAATGGACCATCCGGGACAGCATGATCAACTCGGCCATTGATGAATCGCTGGTCAAGGCAATCTTCAATCGCATTCTAATGGGCCAACAGGGTCGCTCTTTGCAGCTGCTCCGCTTACATCCGCACCTTGGCAAGTTCGAGCCCTGGATGAGCACGGACACGCGCAACCGTCTACCAGTTAGTGCAGGGGAGATGATTAAGGAATTGGCGGGGGCGTGGCAGGTCGACTGGCCCAGATATGGTAAACCGCAGTTGGAAAACCGGTTTAGACCCAGTCGTGATCAAGAAGCTGTAACAATACCCAAAGATGGCGAGATCTTCGAGTCAATCTGGCCGTCAACTCGGGAACCCAAGACATGGCCCCTGGAATGGTGTAGCTGGCCTTTGCAGTAG
- a CDS encoding uncharacterized protein (COG:T;~EggNog:ENOG410PQEF;~InterPro:IPR000719,IPR011009,IPR008271;~PFAM:PF07714,PF00069;~go_function: GO:0004672 - protein kinase activity [Evidence IEA];~go_function: GO:0005524 - ATP binding [Evidence IEA];~go_process: GO:0006468 - protein phosphorylation [Evidence IEA]): MKSPCPRFLCCSWRVTSSGFPNVYRPKFISAELSTAASAGLICQGERGTRFRLVRPLGTPARDKASNVWLAIDESRPDAEYIIKLPPGDNNDSPWSNTALAALKHELEMQRLFAKDPMIRRLVDYVPESEPVGPMMVLEAFTDSLWDARNARPFTAKEIKWIMKGVLLGIYTVHMRGLVYTDLKMENVVLGGFDSSKPSENFRDLIVRLADCGSISKPSTREITSLTYRSPEVHFGKSWTSSTDVWSWGIILAQLFQAQVDFRSAGIYDSIQSKSLEEKRDTIRGQLAIDFDLSSLPFYAEDKQCARILPTPQPERAYMWANNMVEKGVPGNDIHFLVEVLPPDPNARLTVREILESGYLDG; this comes from the exons ATGAAGTCACCATGTCCGCGTTTCTTATGTTGTTCCTGGCGTGTAACATCGTCGGGCTTTCCCAATGTTTATCGTCCGAAGTTCATCTCCGCTGAACTATCTACTGCTGCATCGGCAGGGCTGATCTGCCAAGGCGAAAGGGGTACGCGATTCCGACTTGTCCGACCTCTCGGAACGCCAGCACGCGACAAAGCCTCCAACGTGTGGCTAGCGATAGACGAATCTAGACCTGATGCTGAGTACATTATCAAGCTACCGCCTGGAGACAACAACGACAGTCCGTGGTCCAATACTGCTCTCGCTGCTTTAAAGCATGAATTGGAGATGCAAAGACTGTTTGCAAAGGATCCTATGATTCGCAGACTCGTGGATTACGTTCCTGAGTCGGAGCCTGTTGGACCGATGATGGTTCTTGAAGCATTTACGGACTCGCTCTGGGATGCTCGAAATGCCAGGCCGTTTACTGCGAAGGAAATCAAGTGGATTATGAAGGGGGTACTCCTTGGTATTTATACGGTCCATATGAGAGGACTGGTTTATACAG AtctgaagatggagaacgTTGTACTTGGAGGGTTCGATTCCTCCAAGCCAAGTGAGAATTTTCGTGATCTGATCGTTAGACTGGCAGATTGCGGTTCTA TTAGCAAACCATCTACCAGAGAGATCACTTCCCTCACATATCGAAGTCCCGAGGTCCACTTCGGGAAATCTTGGACTTCGAGCACAGATGTGTGGTCCTGGGGGATAATA TTAGCCCAATTGTTCCAGGCCCAGGTGGACTTCAGATCAGCGGGAATTTACGATTCAATTCAATCTAAAAGTCTCGAGGAGAAGCGAGATACCATTCGGGGTCAGCTTGCAATTGACTTTGACTTGTCATCGCTGCCATTCTATGCTGAGGACAAACAATGCGCCCGGATCTTGCCTACCCCACAACCAGAAAGGGCATACATGTGGGCGAACAACATGGTTGAGAAAGGTGTTCCGGGTAATGATATCCATTTTTTGGTGGAGGTTCTACCACCAGATCCAAACGCACGCCTTACGGTGCGTGAGATCCTCGAAAGTGGATATCTGGACGGCTAA
- a CDS encoding uncharacterized protein (COG:Q;~EggNog:ENOG410PIXU;~InterPro:IPR015889;~go_function: GO:0005506 - iron ion binding [Evidence IEA];~go_function: GO:0016702 - oxidoreductase activity, acting on single donors with incorporation of molecular oxygen, incorporation of two atoms of oxygen [Evidence IEA];~go_process: GO:0055114 - oxidation-reduction process [Evidence IEA]) yields the protein MHSRHPPRQRNETKILPNGTIAGMYDGHSSHVGQIFFEQDPITEVEKTGPYSTNTQSLTENADDSILQTEADTTDPFMEYVLLGDSFSDGIFAWISI from the coding sequence ATGCATAGTCGTCACCCACCCCGCCAACGAAACGAAACCAAAATCCTTCCCAATGGCACCATCGCCGGCATGTACGACGGCCACTCCTCGCATGTGGGCCAGATCTTCTTCGAACAGGACCCAATTACCGAGGTCGAGAAGACGGGTCCCTACTCGACCAATACCCAGAGTCTGACTGAGAACGCCGACGACTCCATTCTGCAAACGGAGGCAGACACGACTGACCCGTTCATGGAGTATGTTCTTCTCGGTGACAGTTTCTCGGACGGTATCTTCGCTTGGATCTCAATCTGA
- a CDS encoding isocitrate lyase/PEP mutase family protein (COG:C;~EggNog:ENOG410QDJM;~InterPro:IPR039556,IPR015813,IPR040442;~PFAM:PF13714;~go_function: GO:0003824 - catalytic activity [Evidence IEA]), with protein sequence MSTSEVPYPFQFDSLRTHKPGIGPQNGTTQDVTVKLPNVRGKIPSLQASRLRTMMLEAHGDPNKILAHACSYDGLSSRLVEEAGFPMVFLAGYAVASSYGLPDTGYIAMAEMCDKIRDAVRQVSVPVMADGDTGYGSPLNVKRTVESFAAAGAAGVMIEDQQWPKRCGHTKGKSVVSREEAFARIKAACDARNEGLDIFILARTDALIHGWDEAMSRAHEFRRLGVDAVFVEALPDREAMTRCVQEVGIPTFANIIEGGKTENLSAKDLAELGFCAVAYPWTLVAAHLRGLREALDGLKRSMTVGAPPMILTYDQVCEGVGFNKYWELEERYKYE encoded by the exons ATGTCTACCAGCGAAGTGCCTTACCCTTTCCAGTTCGACTCCCTGCGGACCCACAAACCAGGTATTGGACCCCAGAATGGCACCACGCAGGATGTGACTGTCAAACTGCCAAACGTGCGCGGCAAAATCCCATCGCTTCAGGCATCTCGTCTCCGTACGATGATGCTCGAGGCACATGGAGACCCAAACAAGATCCTTGCGCACGCATGCTCCTACGACGGTCTTTCCTCTCGCCTGGTCGAGGAGGCCGGGTTTCCCATGGTCTTCCTTGCCGGGTACGCGGTTGCCAGCTCCTACGGCCTCCCCGATACGGGGTACATTGCTATGGCTGAGATGTGCGACAAAATTCGTGATGCCGTCCGGCAGGTGTCGGTTCCTGTTATGGCGGATGGTGACACGGGGTATGGCAGTCCATTGAACGTCAAGCGGACAGTGGAgagctttgctgctgctggtgcggCTGGAGTTATGATTGAAGATCAGCAATGGCCTAAGA GATGCGGCCACACGAAAGGGAAAAGCGTCGTGTCGCGCGAGGAAGCCTTCGCTCGTATCAAAGCCGCCTGTGACGCCCGCAATGAAGGCCTCGATATATTCATCCTGGCACGGACGGATGCTCTTATCCACGGGTGGGACGAAGCCATGTCCCGAGCACACGAGTTTCGCCGTCTCGGCGTCGATGCGGTTTTTGTTGAAGCTTTGCCGGACCGCGAGGCCATGACACGCTGCGTGCAAGAAGTGGGCATTCCGACCTTCGCAAATATTATCGAAGGCGGTAAGACCGAAAACTTGTCGGCCAAGGACCTTGCGGAATTGGGGTTCTGCGCTGTGGCGTATCCGTGGACGTTGGTCGCCGCACATTTGCGGGGACTCCGTGAAGCCCTTGATGGGTTGAAGCGGAGCATGACGGTTGGAGCGCCGCCTATGATACTGACATATGACCAAGTTTGTGAAGGTGTTGGGTTTAATAAGTACTGG GAATTGGAGGAGAGATATAAGTACGAGTGA
- a CDS encoding uncharacterized protein (COG:G;~EggNog:ENOG410QDHJ;~InterPro:IPR020846,IPR011701,IPR036259;~PFAM:PF07690,PF00083;~TransMembrane:12 (i45-62o88-107i114-133o145-164i176-195o207-227i275-294o314-331i338-356o368-390i402-423o429-452i);~go_function: GO:0022857 - transmembrane transporter activity [Evidence IEA];~go_process: GO:0055085 - transmembrane transport [Evidence IEA]), with protein MSQDFKPIDDPGSEHIEGVDPDCMDHTLQRVQVSPERQRSIVRKFDRHLLPLLCVLYILSYLDRGNIGNAKIAGLQESLNLDDSDWSWVLNSFYLCYTVFEWTNLLWRLFPAHYYVAVLCICWGAAAMCSGAVHNLGELIVCRCLLGVFEASFGAGAPYFLSLFYQRHELGLRVSVLLGMSPIANCFASALAYGITQIRNGLEPWQYLFLIEGAPTVIISVVVFFFLPDSPGSARFLDEQQQADAVGRLTTQDRTAKDRVHWKQIWSGLLDYKNYVHMIIHFCCNYSFAGLSNFLPTLIEDMGYVSVHAQGLTAPPYLGSFICCLAAAFLSDRLGNRGLVVVGFSTIGLVGYLMLACVHDASADGVRYAGIWLATCGVFPSLAINITWLLNNQGGDSKRGAGMAVLAIFGQCSSFVSSSLFPATDAPNYTRGCAAGAGLTGLVVVLGAVLHCKLRLENARRNRVHGRVSEEHAIDVTEAGDDDPNFRYIT; from the exons ATGAGTCAAGACTTTAAACCTATCGATGATCCAGGTAGTGAGCACATTGAGGGAGTGGATCCAGATTGCATGGACCATACGCTTCAACGAGTTCAAGTCAGTCCAGAACGACAAAGGTCAATCGTTCGGAAG TTTGACCGACATCTATTGCCGCTCCTTTGCGTCTTGTATATTTTGTCATACTTGGACCGCG GCAACATCGGCAACGCAAAGATTGCCGGGCTCCAAGAGAGTCTAAATCTGGATGATTCAGACTGGTCCTGGGTCCTGAACAGCTTCTATCTGTGCTATACTGTCTTTGAGTGGACAAACCTACTGTGGAGACTATTTCCCGCGCACTATTATGTGGCAGTTTTGTGCATCTG CTGgggtgctgctgccatgTGTAGCGGAGCAGTTCACAACCTTGGTGAGCTTATTGTGTGTCGGTGCTTGTTGGGTGTGTTCGAAGCCAGCTTCGGCGCTGGGGCACCTTATTTCCTCTCCTTGTTCTACCAACGGCATGAGCTAGGGCTCCGCGTGTCGGTACTTCTAGGAATGTCTCCGATCGCGAACTGCTTTGCCTCTGCACTGGCATATGGCATTACTCAGATCCGGAATGGACTTGAGCCATGGCAGTATCTCTTTCTGATTG AAGGGGCACCTACCGTCATAATCTCCGTCgttgtgtttttctttctcccggATAGCCCCGGGTCGGCCCGGTTCTTGGatgagcagcaacaagcagATGCAGTTGGGCGCTTGACAACGCAAGACCGCACGGCGAAAGACCGCGTGCATTGGAAGCAAATCTGGAGTGGTCTCCTGGACTATAAGAACTATGTGCACATGATCATCCATTTCTGTTGCAATTATTCCTTTGCGGGTCTGTCCAATTTCCTGCCCACTCTCATTGAAGATATGGGCTACGTCTCCGTCCACGCTCAGGGCCTCACAGCCCCTCCCTATCTGGGATCTTTCATCTGCTGCCTGGCAGCCGCCTTCCTGTCGGACCGGTTGGGTAACCGAGGCTTGGTAGTGGTAGGATTCTCGACAATAGGCTTGGTTGGCTACTTGATGCTGGCCTGTGTACACGATGCTAGCGCAGATGGGGTACGGTATGCAGGTATCTGGTTAGCAACATGTGGAGTGTTCCCGTCTCTCGCGATTAACATTACCTGGTTACTGAATAACCAGGGTGGCGACAGTAAACGAGGAGCCGGGATGGCAGTGTTAGCGATATTCGGGCAGTGCTCGAGCTTCGTCAGCAGCTCTTTATTTCCGGCCACTGATGCACCCAACTATACGCGTGGGTGTGCTGCGGGAGCAGGCTTGACGGGCTTAGTGGTGGTTCTTGGCGCCGTGCTACACTGCAAACTCAGGCTCGAAAATGCTCGACGGAACCGGGTGCATGGTCGCGTGAGTGAGGAACATGCTATTGATGTGACGgaagctggagatgatgatcctAATTTTCGCTATATCACTTAG